A region of the Salvia splendens isolate huo1 chromosome 11, SspV2, whole genome shotgun sequence genome:
TGTTCCTCCTCATTTTTGGCTTGAGCATTTTTTATAATCGAAAAAATATGTgggatattatatttttttttgtctccAATGAGTTGACATGGCAAGTGTGATATTAACCAAATTGAAAATACTAAGGCTGTGCCACTGCACTTTATAGAGGTCTGATGAGGCACGCCATGTAACTTTTTCTTATTGACTGATTTTTCCAAAGATATTAATTTATCTAAAAAATAGAAGATCATGATATTGTTGCAAGTTGCAATGCTTCAATTGAgaatcctaaaccctaaaaccCTAGTATACATTGAATATGACTGGACCAAATTGTCATACTATTGTGACAATTTTGAAATATCAACAAAAAGAATTGTGCTGAATTTAGGTCATGGTGTTATAACACTAACAAAAACAATATAGACACTATGCCAACTCATCACATATACATATTAAAGCATGTTGAACTAGAACAATAAAGgatgaaaagaaaaatttttgaaaaaaagatTTCTTTCTagcttttttatttaattaatctttaATATTAATTTGACTTTTTTTGTTTAACTACAGGTGTACCGAATCCGCCTTTTGGCGGAATCCGACTAATCCTGCTCGACCGGgcttgcggattaaggccgaaagtctcccaGCGGGTGGCGGGGTTTGAACCCGTGACCTCAAGATCACCACAGCTCCGCGCTGTCAACTGCGCACAATTTAATGCAATATGGccaaaattataaatcataaatttaattcacaataaatgactcaattatttaGAATTTTATAGCATGGGGTTGTCCTTTTCCTAAACCCCGTCATTCCCAAAGATATGGGCATCAAATTCACTAGCACTTTAAACAGATTTATTTTGGGAGAATTCAATCCCAACAAATGTCAATAATTGCATgagattatatatatttatggggatcacaaaattttcattatataTGTAGCTGTCATAAGTGGTGGGATGTCCCTTTTGGACTTTGTGGTgagaaaaaaacaacaaaacaaaagttAAAAGAAACACCAAAATTAATCATAGATATTGTCCTCTTTGTATTTTACAACAAAATATATTACCAATTTATTCACTTAAATTAATCCACCTCAACTACTTCTTGTCTAGGCTGGCAACTCTCCCACTCACACACAAATGCAGCCACACATCCATGCCTTTAAAAGACACTAAATTATTTGTGTCAAAAGAGGGTGATATCTGGTCTAATTATATCAAGATTTGATATTAAAaagttgaaaaataaattaggttGTTTGATGGGTCAGAATTAATATGAAGATATTTAAAACAGAGTAGTTTTTAATTAagctttattttttgtatagttttttATCCGtaggatattttattttgtagttCAGTTTCACTGCAAAGGGAATAATGAAACCACCTTATGAGAGGCTAGGTATTTTTACTAGACGACTGATATCAAAATAGTGTAACATTAGAAAGCGAAATACAAACACGAGACTATAAGCTCCGGGCAAAAGGGAAGGTCTAGGATAGCGACCGTGCACACTTGTTTAAGAACAAATGTGTGGCTCATAGATAATGGTTTTGTCAAAACAAACCATATTAgctaaaaatgagaaaaatgtgaGATTGTTAGCTTCTAGGATTGTGCTATTTACGAACGAGCGCTAGAGTGATTagtcctaaaaaataaaatcaaagttCAAGTGCAACTGCAAGACTCACATCAAAATCATGCCATCACTTCCTGAATTACTAAGATGCATGCTTTCCTTTCTTTCAATCAATAGTACTGATCCACTTTTGGACaaaaaatgaatacaagaattcatAGTAGTTTGCTAACTTTCTttccctctctttttttttacaaattttattttgattactTGATTTTTACATTTATGATGATCTAAGGCTTGTGCTCCCTACTGCATGGACATGAAGAAATAAACAGAGGTAGAAAaggattaaaaaataaatacacagACAACAATCCAATCCTGGAAATTCAGATGCCATCCCCATTTTCATTTGTTgctctaaaattaaaatatgctgTCACCCATTATTTCTCACTGCCTCTTTCTCCCCACCACACTTCCTGCCAAAACCAAACCACTTATCGTCaaaactatatttttttaaataacccAAATTCATACTATCTTCgaaaataaattactataaatttaaGTCTAATTCTTATTCGTGCTCACAATAAATAGGGGTTATCGGTGATAATCTCCGTCAATGAATTTAAGTAGTAcattcaaaataaatgaaattaactAGTGCATtcgaaaaaatgattttttttggaTAATGTATCATAAACTTAATTTattaatgtaattaattattCGAGGACTAAGCGCAGTGTTTTCAGGTTCTCATAATAAACGAACTCACCTGATTTCCCTTTCGTTGAAGATTTGAAGAAACTCAAGCGCTTCTTCGTCACCGATTCGCCCTAATTCATAACCAAACACACCAATTCAGCTACAATTGATCGAGAGAGAgctagagagaaagagagaagcgGCGCGGTACCTCGAAATGCGCGGCGGAATCATCAGAAGGAGGTACATTGCTCTGCAATTCAACAACGGCAGCATAAAACAGCCCGAAAAAAAGGCAATCGCGATCTGATTCCGAAATTGAGCACGAATTAGGTTTCAACTGTGCAAATTACCTGCGAGAAATGGAAGATGGAAGAGCTAGCCGTGTCGTCGAGGCACGTCGCCTGCTTCTCCTTCTTCGAGTCTGCTCCTTTGCTCTTCTTCTTCGCCTTCGTCTTTTTTTCCTCCGCCGCCGCGTAATAGGCGGAGTGGTGCGGCGGCGCCGACGAGGCGTCCGACACCATCGACTGATCTTCGTCGGAGTAACCGGCGGCGGCGCCGCCTTTGTGGTGATAATTGGTGTAGAAATTATCTGTGGAATTGGAGATTTGATCGAAGTACGTGGTCCAGCCGGATTCGCAGCCGCTGGAGTAATCGGGGGTGGATGCGTTCATGGTTGTAGAGATAGAAGATTGGTTGAATGCTCCTTTTTGTATGTATTTATAAAGAGGAAGAGAGAAgggtgattgtgtgtgagaccAAATAAATCACGCTCAAATCCTAGACTGTTTTTTTCTTTGGCTTGGCTCTATGCTTTACTTTTATGGagtcatatatatatacataggttagtgatcaatatataactaatcttaagtatataactagagaacaaatctcagccacacatcttaatgaaacaaatattatttattttgataatacaaaataggctaagggtatttttggaaattacattatgaaatttaaatctgCCTCTTTAAACCACCAATTAGCAGTGCCGGCGGCGGAGACGTTGGAACTGAATTCAGAAGGCAGGGCCCTCCCTTTGCATTGGGAGAATTGGCCGCCGCTGAAAAAGTCCGAGAACGGAGGGTTGGTCGATTGCGCATATCTTAATTTAGGCTTGTCCAGTTTGAAACTGGAATATTTAGTCTCCCTTCAACGTCAACACAAACCTGTATCTATTGTTTGTTTGTTAACTCACTCTGCTCCAAAAGTCCATATATTTTTCAACCCACACCACCCATATTTCGCTTATATATATGCTACATGCGATGCTTCATTTTTTGACTGGCATTTTCGATTGCCCACAGATTGATTAATCCAGCACACATAATTAGATTTGTTTCTCTCAATTAGAAGGAAGTGATTGAATACATACACGCGGATCCTGCCGCTCTTAATCCCTAATCCGTCACCAGTTGATCGCATTTTGTTTACGTTTTGGATTTGGCTGTCGAATCTTTTATTTGGGGAAATAAATCTGGGGGATGAGCTGGGACATCCTTCTAGATTATGTCTAGAAGGGTTCGTGTTTGAGATCTGATTGTTGATGTTTGGTAAAATTGAATATTGGCTCTCGGATGAGAGAGCTGCCTTGTTTGGTACATTTTTATCATCTGTTCCAATTAGTTGAGACATCTGCTCATATATGTTCGGAAATTCAAGTGGAAACAAAATGATGAAATGGGTAACATTGCATTGAGCTTGGTGTTAATAGTGTTCTACAATTGCTCCGATCattgtattttgttaacatcactgaagtaaaatcatgcatgattagcatgattttacttcactgttgttaacaaaatacatcactattagcatgattttacttcaccgttgttaacaaaacacatcactattagcatgattttatttcaccgttgttaacaaaacacatcactcttagcattattttactttactcttgtttacaaaacacatcactcttagcattattttacttcattgttgtttacaaaacacatcactcttagcatgattttacttcactcttgtttacaaagcacgtcactcttagcatgattttacttcactcttgtttacaaaacacatcactcttagcatgaattttacttcactcttgtttacaaaacacatcactcttagcatgattttacttcactcttgtttacaaaacacatcactcttattatgattttacttcattgttgtttacaaaa
Encoded here:
- the LOC121755024 gene encoding protein SOB FIVE-LIKE 6-like; this translates as MNASTPDYSSGCESGWTTYFDQISNSTDNFYTNYHHKGGAAAGYSDEDQSMVSDASSAPPHHSAYYAAAEEKKTKAKKKSKGADSKKEKQATCLDDTASSSIFHFSQSNVPPSDDSAAHFEGESVTKKRLSFFKSSTKGKSGSVVGRKRQ